The Xiphophorus couchianus unplaced genomic scaffold, X_couchianus-1.0 Scaffold1000102, whole genome shotgun sequence genome includes a region encoding these proteins:
- the sgta gene encoding small glutamine-rich tetratricopeptide repeat-containing protein alpha isoform X1 — protein MTDSKRLAFSIIQFLHDQLQAGDLTSDAQESLEVAVQCLETAFDVSTDDQSLAVPMTLPEIFASVTAKFPAESHANNNTAPSSPTEEQKAEAERLKTDGNDQMKVENFAAAVEFYSKAIALNPQNAVYYCNRAAAYSKLGNYAGAVQDCERAIRIDPNYSKAYGRMGLALASLNKHTEAVGYYRKALELDPDNDTYKTNMKIAEEKMETSSPSAGLGGIDLAGLLSNPGFMNMASTLMNNPQVQQLMSGMMSGAYGATGGGGGVGGSGGVGGSGGVGGGAGAGGVGGGGGGGGGRGGGVGGGVGGASAAQGPADLSGLIQAGQQFAQQMQQQNPELIEQLRSQIRNRTPSAGNEEQQ, from the exons ATGACGGACAGCAAGCGCCTCGCCTTCTCCATCATCCAGTTCCTCCATGACCAGCTGCAGGCCGGAGACCTGACCTCCGACGCCCAGGAGAGCCTGGAGG TTGCAGTCCAATGTCTGGAGACGGCTTTTGACGTTTCTACGGACGACCAGAGTCTGGCTGTTCCCATGACGCTACCAGAGATCTTCGCCTCGGTTACGGCCAAG TTCCCAGCCGAGTCCCATGCCAACAACAACACAGCGCCGAGTTCTCCAACAGAAGAGCAGAAAGCCGAGGCGGAGCGGCTGAAAACTGATG gGAACGACCAGATGAAGGTGGAAAACTTTGCAGCAGCCGTGGAGTTCTACTCCAAGGCCATCGCCCTGAACCCTCAGAACGCCGTCTACTACTGCAACAG GGCTGCGGCATACAGCAAGCTGGGGAACTACGCCGGCGCCGTGCAGGACTGTGAACGGGCCATCAGGATCGACCCGAACTACAGCAAGGCGTACGGCCGGATGGG TTTGGCGCTGGCCAGCCTCAATAAGCACACAGAGGCAGTGGGTTACTACCGGAAGGCTCTGGAGCTCGACCCGGATAATGACACCTACAAGACCAACATGAAGATCGCCGAGGAGAAGATGGAGACGTCCAGCCCG tCGGCGGGTCTGGGAGGAATCGACCTGGCTGGGTTGCTTAGCAACCCCGGCTTCATGAACATG GCGTCGACCCTCATGAACAACCCTCAGGTTCAGCAGCT GATGTCCGGGATGATGTCAGGCGCGTACGGAGCGACTGGAGGAGGCGGGGGGGTCGGCGGCAGCGGGGGGGTCGGCGGCAGCGGGGGGGTCGGCGGCGGTGCTGGAGCGGGAGGAGTaggaggtggaggtggtggaggaggaggaagaggaggaggagtaggAGGAGGAGTGGGTGGAGCCTCAGCAGCTCAGGGACCCGCGGATCTCTCCGGCCTCATCCAGGC ggggcagcagtTCGCCCAGCagatgcagcagcagaaccCCGAACTCATCGAACAGCTGAGGAGTCAGATACGCAACCGGACGCCCAGCGCCGGGAACGAGGAGCAGCAGTGA
- the sgta gene encoding small glutamine-rich tetratricopeptide repeat-containing protein alpha isoform X2, which produces MTDSKRLAFSIIQFLHDQLQAGDLTSDAQESLEVAVQCLETAFDVSTDDQSLAVPMTLPEIFASVTAKFPAESHANNNTAPSSPTEEQKAEAERLKTDGNDQMKVENFAAAVEFYSKAIALNPQNAVYYCNRAAAYSKLGNYAGAVQDCERAIRIDPNYSKAYGRMGLALASLNKHTEAVGYYRKALELDPDNDTYKTNMKIAEEKMETSSPSAGLGGIDLAGLLSNPGFMNMASTLMNNPQVQQLMSGMMSGAYGATGGGGGVGGGAGAGGVGGGGGGGGGRGGGVGGGVGGASAAQGPADLSGLIQAGQQFAQQMQQQNPELIEQLRSQIRNRTPSAGNEEQQ; this is translated from the exons ATGACGGACAGCAAGCGCCTCGCCTTCTCCATCATCCAGTTCCTCCATGACCAGCTGCAGGCCGGAGACCTGACCTCCGACGCCCAGGAGAGCCTGGAGG TTGCAGTCCAATGTCTGGAGACGGCTTTTGACGTTTCTACGGACGACCAGAGTCTGGCTGTTCCCATGACGCTACCAGAGATCTTCGCCTCGGTTACGGCCAAG TTCCCAGCCGAGTCCCATGCCAACAACAACACAGCGCCGAGTTCTCCAACAGAAGAGCAGAAAGCCGAGGCGGAGCGGCTGAAAACTGATG gGAACGACCAGATGAAGGTGGAAAACTTTGCAGCAGCCGTGGAGTTCTACTCCAAGGCCATCGCCCTGAACCCTCAGAACGCCGTCTACTACTGCAACAG GGCTGCGGCATACAGCAAGCTGGGGAACTACGCCGGCGCCGTGCAGGACTGTGAACGGGCCATCAGGATCGACCCGAACTACAGCAAGGCGTACGGCCGGATGGG TTTGGCGCTGGCCAGCCTCAATAAGCACACAGAGGCAGTGGGTTACTACCGGAAGGCTCTGGAGCTCGACCCGGATAATGACACCTACAAGACCAACATGAAGATCGCCGAGGAGAAGATGGAGACGTCCAGCCCG tCGGCGGGTCTGGGAGGAATCGACCTGGCTGGGTTGCTTAGCAACCCCGGCTTCATGAACATG GCGTCGACCCTCATGAACAACCCTCAGGTTCAGCAGCT GATGTCCGGGATGATGTCAGGCGCGTACGGAGCGACTGGAGGAGGCGGGGGG GTCGGCGGCGGTGCTGGAGCGGGAGGAGTaggaggtggaggtggtggaggaggaggaagaggaggaggagtaggAGGAGGAGTGGGTGGAGCCTCAGCAGCTCAGGGACCCGCGGATCTCTCCGGCCTCATCCAGGC ggggcagcagtTCGCCCAGCagatgcagcagcagaaccCCGAACTCATCGAACAGCTGAGGAGTCAGATACGCAACCGGACGCCCAGCGCCGGGAACGAGGAGCAGCAGTGA
- the LOC114141416 gene encoding zinc transporter ZIP3 — protein MQLLVVKLLGLLGLSALMLAGILVPVRLLLADSEKAGRYHRGLALGNCFGGGVFLATCFNALLPAVRDKAAGVLQQLQVSSDYPLAETMMMVGFFITLFVEQAVLTFRKEKPSFIALETFNAGGSEPGSDSEYDAPFLGGGHRHGHFGPGQLAGAGPLRLAGLVLALSAHSLFEGVALGLQEDGSKLGGLLLGVAVHETLAAAALGISVAKAALGMKDAAKLAAAVAMMIPLGAAAGMGVEAARTLAAGVASLLLQGLAAGTFLFVTFMEVLSPELEQRNDRLLKVLCLVLGYAALAALLLVRW, from the exons ATGCAGCTCCTGGTGGTGAAGCTGCTGGGCCTTCTGGGCCTGTCTGCGCTGATGCTGGCCGGCATCCTGGTGCCGGTGCGCCTCCTGCTGGCCGACAGCGAGAAGGCGGGGCGCTACCACCGGGGCCTGGCGCTTGGCAACTGCTTCGGAGGAGGCGTGTTCCTGGCAACGTGCTTCAACGCTCTGCTGCCGGCCGTCAGAGACaag GCGGCCGgcgtcctgcagcagctgcaggtcagCAGCGACTACCCGCTGGCTGAGACCATGATGATGGTGGGCTTCTTCATCACGCTGTTTGTTGAGCAGGCCGTCCTGACCTTCAGGAAGGAGAAGCCGTCCTTCATCGCCCTGGAGACGTTCAACGCCGGCGGCTCGGAACCCGGCAGCGACTCAGAGTATGACGCCCCCTTCCTGGGCGGCGGCCATCGCCACGGACACTTTGGACCGGGCCAGCTGGCGGGGGCGGGGCCTCTGCGGCTGGCAGGCCTGGTTCTTGCGCTGTCGGCCCACTCGCTGTTCGAAGGCGTGGCGCTGGGCCTGCAGGAGGACGGTTCCAAGCTGGGCGGCCTGCTGCTGGGCGTGGCCGTCCACGAGACGCTGGCCGCCGCCGCGCTGGGCATCAGCGTGGCCAAGGCGGCGCTGGGCATGAAAGACGCCGCCAAGCTGGCCGCCGCCGTCGCCATGATGATCCCTCTGGGCGCGGCAGCGGGGATGGGCGTGGAGGCGGCGCGGACGCTGGCGGCCGGAGTGGCgtcgctgctgctgcagggccTCGCCGCCGGGACCTTCCTCTTCGTCACCTTCATGGAGGTCCTGAGTCCGGAGCTGGAGCAGAGGAACGACCGCTTGCTCAAGGTGCTCTGCCTCGTCCTGGGATACGCCGCGCTCGCCGCGCTGCTGCTCGTCAGGTGGTGA